In Chlorocebus sabaeus isolate Y175 chromosome 11, mChlSab1.0.hap1, whole genome shotgun sequence, one DNA window encodes the following:
- the DTX3 gene encoding probable E3 ubiquitin-protein ligase DTX3 isoform X4: MSFVLSRMAACGGTCKNKVTVSKPVWDFLSKETPARLARLREEHRVSILIDGETSDIYVLQLSPQGPPPAPPNGLYLARKALKGLLKEAEKELKKAQRQGELMGCLALGGGGEHPEMHRAGPPPLRAAPLLPPGARGLPPPPPPLPPPLPPRLREEAEEQESTCPICLGEIQNAKTLEKCRHSFCEGCITRALQVKKACPMCGRFYGQLVGNQPQNGRMLVSKDATLLLPSYEKYGTIVIQYVFPPGVQGAEHPNPGVRYPGTTRVAYLPDCPEGNKVLTLFRKAFDQRLTFTIGTSMTTGRPNVITWNDIHHKTSCTGGPQLFGYPDPTYLTRVQEELRAKGITDD, translated from the exons A TGTCGTTCGTCCTGTCCAGAATGGCAGCCTGTGGAGGCACCTGCAAGAACAAAGTGACTGTCTCCAAGCCTGTGTGGGACTTCCTGAGCAAAGAGACCCCAGCCCGGCTGGCCCGGCTTCGGGAGGAGCATCGTGTGTCCATCCTCATAGATGGCGAGACTTCTGACATCTATGTTCTCCAGCTTTCCCCACAGGGCCctcccccggcccctcccaaTGGGCTCTACCTAGCCCGGAAGGCTCTTAAGGGGCTGCtaaaagaggcagagaaagagctgAAGAAAGCTCAGAGGCAGGGGGAGCTGATGGGCTGCCTGGCTCTGGGGGGTGGAGGGGAGCACCCTGAGATGCACCGCGCAGGCCCACCCCCTCTCCGAGCAGCCCCGCTTCTGCCCCCAGGGGCTCGGGggctcccacctcctcctccccccctgcccccacctcttcctcctcgcCTTCGGGAGGAGGCAGAAGAGCAGGAGAGCACCTGCCCCATCTGTCTGGGGGAGATCCAGAATGCCAAGACATTGGAGAAGTGCCGGCATTCATTCTGCGAGGGCTGCATCACCCGGGCTCTGCAGGTGAAAAAGGCCTGCCCCATGTGCGGCCGCTTCTATGGGCAGCTGGTGGGCAACCAGCCCCAGAATGGGCGGATGCTGGTCTCTAAGGATGCCACCCTCCTACTACCCAGCTATGAGAAGTATGGCACCATTGTCATCCAGTACGTCTTCCCGCCCGGTGTCCAGGGG GCTGAACACCCAAACCCAGGAGTTCGGTATCCTGGCACCACACGGGTGGCCTACCTCCCGGACTGCCCTGAGGGCAACAAGGTGCTGACCCTGTTCCGCAAGGCGTTTGACCAGCGTCTCACCTTCACTATCGGCACGTCCATGACCACAGGGAGACCGAATGTCATCACCTGGAATGACATCCACCACAAGACCAGCTGCACAGGGGGACCCCAGCT GTTTGGGTACCCAGACCCTACCTACCTGACCCGGGTGCAAGAGGAGCTGAGAGCGAAGGGTATCACAGATGACTGA
- the DTX3 gene encoding probable E3 ubiquitin-protein ligase DTX3 isoform X1: MPILSSSGSKMAACGGTCKNKVTVSKPVWDFLSKETPARLARLREEHRVSILIDGETSDIYVLQLSPQGPPPAPPNGLYLARKALKGLLKEAEKELKKAQRQGELMGCLALGGGGEHPEMHRAGPPPLRAAPLLPPGARGLPPPPPPLPPPLPPRLREEAEEQESTCPICLGEIQNAKTLEKCRHSFCEGCITRALQVKKACPMCGRFYGQLVGNQPQNGRMLVSKDATLLLPSYEKYGTIVIQYVFPPGVQGAEHPNPGVRYPGTTRVAYLPDCPEGNKVLTLFRKAFDQRLTFTIGTSMTTGRPNVITWNDIHHKTSCTGGPQLCDPSSFPFPWLLPFPPFPLRDPPTPCSGSLLTGEDHFQTVQPSQFLLRSTWSWCAQLSLQK; the protein is encoded by the exons ATGCCAATTCTAAGCTCTTCAGGATCAAA AATGGCAGCCTGTGGAGGCACCTGCAAGAACAAAGTGACTGTCTCCAAGCCTGTGTGGGACTTCCTGAGCAAAGAGACCCCAGCCCGGCTGGCCCGGCTTCGGGAGGAGCATCGTGTGTCCATCCTCATAGATGGCGAGACTTCTGACATCTATGTTCTCCAGCTTTCCCCACAGGGCCctcccccggcccctcccaaTGGGCTCTACCTAGCCCGGAAGGCTCTTAAGGGGCTGCtaaaagaggcagagaaagagctgAAGAAAGCTCAGAGGCAGGGGGAGCTGATGGGCTGCCTGGCTCTGGGGGGTGGAGGGGAGCACCCTGAGATGCACCGCGCAGGCCCACCCCCTCTCCGAGCAGCCCCGCTTCTGCCCCCAGGGGCTCGGGggctcccacctcctcctccccccctgcccccacctcttcctcctcgcCTTCGGGAGGAGGCAGAAGAGCAGGAGAGCACCTGCCCCATCTGTCTGGGGGAGATCCAGAATGCCAAGACATTGGAGAAGTGCCGGCATTCATTCTGCGAGGGCTGCATCACCCGGGCTCTGCAGGTGAAAAAGGCCTGCCCCATGTGCGGCCGCTTCTATGGGCAGCTGGTGGGCAACCAGCCCCAGAATGGGCGGATGCTGGTCTCTAAGGATGCCACCCTCCTACTACCCAGCTATGAGAAGTATGGCACCATTGTCATCCAGTACGTCTTCCCGCCCGGTGTCCAGGGG GCTGAACACCCAAACCCAGGAGTTCGGTATCCTGGCACCACACGGGTGGCCTACCTCCCGGACTGCCCTGAGGGCAACAAGGTGCTGACCCTGTTCCGCAAGGCGTTTGACCAGCGTCTCACCTTCACTATCGGCACGTCCATGACCACAGGGAGACCGAATGTCATCACCTGGAATGACATCCACCACAAGACCAGCTGCACAGGGGGACCCCAGCTGTGCGACCcctcttcatttcctttcccttggctcctcccctttcctccattTCCACTGAGGGACCCACCAACCCCTTGCTCTGGGAGCCTCCTGACTGGAGAGGACCACTTCCAAACTGTTCAGCCGTCTCAGTTTCTCCTACGTTCAACCTGGTCCTGGTGTGCCCAGCTTAGCCTACAAAAATAA
- the DTX3 gene encoding probable E3 ubiquitin-protein ligase DTX3 isoform X3, whose protein sequence is MPILSSSGSKMAACGGTCKNKVTVSKPVWDFLSKETPARLARLREEHRVSILIDGETSDIYVLQLSPQGPPPAPPNGLYLARKALKGLLKEAEKELKKAQRQGELMGCLALGGGGEHPEMHRAGPPPLRAAPLLPPGARGLPPPPPPLPPPLPPRLREEAEEQESTCPICLGEIQNAKTLEKCRHSFCEGCITRALQVKKACPMCGRFYGQLVGNQPQNGRMLVSKDATLLLPSYEKYGTIVIQYVFPPGVQGAEHPNPGVRYPGTTRVAYLPDCPEGNKVLTLFRKAFDQRLTFTIGTSMTTGRPNVITWNDIHHKTSCTGGPQLFGYPDPTYLTRVQEELRAKGITDD, encoded by the exons ATGCCAATTCTAAGCTCTTCAGGATCAAA AATGGCAGCCTGTGGAGGCACCTGCAAGAACAAAGTGACTGTCTCCAAGCCTGTGTGGGACTTCCTGAGCAAAGAGACCCCAGCCCGGCTGGCCCGGCTTCGGGAGGAGCATCGTGTGTCCATCCTCATAGATGGCGAGACTTCTGACATCTATGTTCTCCAGCTTTCCCCACAGGGCCctcccccggcccctcccaaTGGGCTCTACCTAGCCCGGAAGGCTCTTAAGGGGCTGCtaaaagaggcagagaaagagctgAAGAAAGCTCAGAGGCAGGGGGAGCTGATGGGCTGCCTGGCTCTGGGGGGTGGAGGGGAGCACCCTGAGATGCACCGCGCAGGCCCACCCCCTCTCCGAGCAGCCCCGCTTCTGCCCCCAGGGGCTCGGGggctcccacctcctcctccccccctgcccccacctcttcctcctcgcCTTCGGGAGGAGGCAGAAGAGCAGGAGAGCACCTGCCCCATCTGTCTGGGGGAGATCCAGAATGCCAAGACATTGGAGAAGTGCCGGCATTCATTCTGCGAGGGCTGCATCACCCGGGCTCTGCAGGTGAAAAAGGCCTGCCCCATGTGCGGCCGCTTCTATGGGCAGCTGGTGGGCAACCAGCCCCAGAATGGGCGGATGCTGGTCTCTAAGGATGCCACCCTCCTACTACCCAGCTATGAGAAGTATGGCACCATTGTCATCCAGTACGTCTTCCCGCCCGGTGTCCAGGGG GCTGAACACCCAAACCCAGGAGTTCGGTATCCTGGCACCACACGGGTGGCCTACCTCCCGGACTGCCCTGAGGGCAACAAGGTGCTGACCCTGTTCCGCAAGGCGTTTGACCAGCGTCTCACCTTCACTATCGGCACGTCCATGACCACAGGGAGACCGAATGTCATCACCTGGAATGACATCCACCACAAGACCAGCTGCACAGGGGGACCCCAGCT GTTTGGGTACCCAGACCCTACCTACCTGACCCGGGTGCAAGAGGAGCTGAGAGCGAAGGGTATCACAGATGACTGA
- the DTX3 gene encoding probable E3 ubiquitin-protein ligase DTX3 isoform X2: MSFVLSRMAACGGTCKNKVTVSKPVWDFLSKETPARLARLREEHRVSILIDGETSDIYVLQLSPQGPPPAPPNGLYLARKALKGLLKEAEKELKKAQRQGELMGCLALGGGGEHPEMHRAGPPPLRAAPLLPPGARGLPPPPPPLPPPLPPRLREEAEEQESTCPICLGEIQNAKTLEKCRHSFCEGCITRALQVKKACPMCGRFYGQLVGNQPQNGRMLVSKDATLLLPSYEKYGTIVIQYVFPPGVQGAEHPNPGVRYPGTTRVAYLPDCPEGNKVLTLFRKAFDQRLTFTIGTSMTTGRPNVITWNDIHHKTSCTGGPQLCDPSSFPFPWLLPFPPFPLRDPPTPCSGSLLTGEDHFQTVQPSQFLLRSTWSWCAQLSLQK, encoded by the exons A TGTCGTTCGTCCTGTCCAGAATGGCAGCCTGTGGAGGCACCTGCAAGAACAAAGTGACTGTCTCCAAGCCTGTGTGGGACTTCCTGAGCAAAGAGACCCCAGCCCGGCTGGCCCGGCTTCGGGAGGAGCATCGTGTGTCCATCCTCATAGATGGCGAGACTTCTGACATCTATGTTCTCCAGCTTTCCCCACAGGGCCctcccccggcccctcccaaTGGGCTCTACCTAGCCCGGAAGGCTCTTAAGGGGCTGCtaaaagaggcagagaaagagctgAAGAAAGCTCAGAGGCAGGGGGAGCTGATGGGCTGCCTGGCTCTGGGGGGTGGAGGGGAGCACCCTGAGATGCACCGCGCAGGCCCACCCCCTCTCCGAGCAGCCCCGCTTCTGCCCCCAGGGGCTCGGGggctcccacctcctcctccccccctgcccccacctcttcctcctcgcCTTCGGGAGGAGGCAGAAGAGCAGGAGAGCACCTGCCCCATCTGTCTGGGGGAGATCCAGAATGCCAAGACATTGGAGAAGTGCCGGCATTCATTCTGCGAGGGCTGCATCACCCGGGCTCTGCAGGTGAAAAAGGCCTGCCCCATGTGCGGCCGCTTCTATGGGCAGCTGGTGGGCAACCAGCCCCAGAATGGGCGGATGCTGGTCTCTAAGGATGCCACCCTCCTACTACCCAGCTATGAGAAGTATGGCACCATTGTCATCCAGTACGTCTTCCCGCCCGGTGTCCAGGGG GCTGAACACCCAAACCCAGGAGTTCGGTATCCTGGCACCACACGGGTGGCCTACCTCCCGGACTGCCCTGAGGGCAACAAGGTGCTGACCCTGTTCCGCAAGGCGTTTGACCAGCGTCTCACCTTCACTATCGGCACGTCCATGACCACAGGGAGACCGAATGTCATCACCTGGAATGACATCCACCACAAGACCAGCTGCACAGGGGGACCCCAGCTGTGCGACCcctcttcatttcctttcccttggctcctcccctttcctccattTCCACTGAGGGACCCACCAACCCCTTGCTCTGGGAGCCTCCTGACTGGAGAGGACCACTTCCAAACTGTTCAGCCGTCTCAGTTTCTCCTACGTTCAACCTGGTCCTGGTGTGCCCAGCTTAGCCTACAAAAATAA